A segment of the Nostoc sp. TCL26-01 genome:
TTGTTGCAGAAAGGCGAGATAGTCGCCATTAAGGGCATAGGTGGTATTCATCTTGCTTGTGATGCCACACAAGAGACGGCTGTGCAAAAATTACGCCAGCGTAAGCAAAGATATCATAAACCCTTCGCTTTAATGGCAAGGGACATAAAAGTTATTGAAGAATATTGCATAGTTACTAATAAAGAAAAAGAGTTATTAGCCAGTTCCGCAGCGCCTATTGTGTTGTTGGAGAAAAGGGGACAAATCAATTCAAAATTCAAAATTCGTCTTGGAAAGTTAGGCGGGACGGAAACCGACACCGCCTACTTTCCGCAAAATTCAAAATGGAAGAATGAAAGAATGGGACAAAGAGATAATTTTTTCTCCCCATTTCCTCCTCTCCCCATTTCCTCATCCGTCGCACCAGGGCAAAATACTCTTGGCTTTATGCTACCTTATACGCCTTTGCATCATTTAATTTTGCGACGGATGAATCGTCCGATTGTTTTAACTAGTGGTAATCTGGCTGATGAACCCCAATGTATTGATAATGATGATGCTAGAGCAAAGTTAGGTAAAATAGCTGATTATTTGCTTTTGCATAATCGGGAGATTGTGAACCGAATAGATGATTCAGTTGTACGGGTTGTCGATAATAAATTACAAGTCATTCGTCGTGCTAGAGGTTATGCACCAACACCGATTAATTTACCACCAGGATTTGATCATGTTCCGCAGATTTTAGCAATGGGTGGTGAGTTAAAAAATACCTTTTGCTTATTACGTGATGGTGAAGCAATTCTGTCTCAACATTTGGGTGATTTAGCAAATGCTGAAGCATTTAATGCTTATCAAGAGACACTGAATTTATACTTAAATCTATTTAACCATCAACCAGAAGCGATCGCTATCGATTTCCACCCTGAATATCTATCTAGTAAACTTGGTCAAGAACTCGCCATAGCTAATCAAATCCCGCTTATTTCTACTCAACATCATCACGCCCATATTGCTGCTTGTATGGCAGAAAATGGCATACCTTTAGACTCATCACCAGTTTTAGGTATAGCTTTTGATGGTTTGGGTTATGGTACAGATGGTACACTCTGGGGGGGAGAGTTTCTGTTAGCTGATTACCGCAAGTTTCAGCGTCTTGCTACATTTAAGCCAGTCCCGATGATTGGTGGGACACAAGCAATTTATCAACCTTGGCGCAATACCTATGCTCACTTATTGAATGCGAATATTTGGGATGATTGTCAACAGCAATACAGTAACTTAGAAATTTTCAGATTTTTGAATAAAAAGCCAATAAATTTACTCAATCAGCTTGTAGAAAAAGGTATTAATACTCCTCTTGCATCTTCAGTTGGACGACTCTTTGACGCTGTAGCAGCAGCTATGGGGATTTGTCGGGAAGAATGTAGCTATGAAGGACAAGCAGCGATCGCCTTAGAAGCGATCGTTGATCTTCACACATTAAATAATCATGAAGAAATGGGAATATATCCCTTTAATTTTGTCTTTTCCGATAATATTTACTATATAGAGTCAAAACCAATGTGGCAATTATTGCTAGATGACTTACAGCAGCAAACTCCTCAATCAGTTATTGCTGCCAAGTTTCACAAGAGTTTAGCAAGTGCTATTGTCGAAATGGTCAAACATCTTTGTCAAAATAACTTAATTAATCAAGTTGTGCTGACAGGAGGCGTGTTTCAAAATCGCATTTTATCGCAGTTAGTTAATCAAGGCTTGCAAGACTTAAAAATAAATGTCTTAACTCACAGCTTAGTCCCCACAAATGATGGTGGTTTATCCTTGGGACAAGCAGTAATTACTGCCGCAAAATTAATGAATAATAGTTAAATCTTCATCCCCTTCGTGTCTCTGTGCCTCTGTGGTTCACATCTCTACACTAGGTAAATAAAAATGTGTTTAGGCATCCCCGGAAAAATTACTGAAATCACAGACATTAACCACAAATTAGCCATTGTTGATGTGGGTGGTGTGAAACGTCAAGTGAATATTGCCTGCATTGTCAACGAACAACATCCACCAGAAGCTTGTATTGGAGATTGGGTATTAGTTCATGTCGGTTTCGCCATGAATAGAATCAACGAACAACAAGCAAAAGAAACCTTAAAACTACTACAAGAACTAGCAACCATCCAAGCCGAAATTAGTAATGCGTAAATTCACATCACCCATAAAAATTATTTTTTAAAAACTCCTTACAGCAATTCTCAACATATGAAATACGTCGATGAGTTCCGAGAACCAGAAAAAGCTGAAGCCTTACGCGGTGAAATAGCCAACCTCAGCCAGCAACTAGAGAAGCCTATCAAAATCATGGAAGTATGTGGTGGACATACTCACGCAATTTTTAAATACGGTATTGAAGAAATATTACCAGCCAATATTGAACTGATTCATGGCCCTGGTTGTCCAGTGTGTATCATGCCCAGGGGGAGATTAGACGATGCGATCGCTATCTCTCAAAACCCCAATGTTATTTTAGCAACCTTTGGCGACACTATGCGCGTTCCTGGTTCTAAAACTAGCCTACTCCAAGCTAGAGCTACAGGTGCAGATATTCGCATGGTTTATTCTCCCCTCGATAGCTTACAAATTGCCAA
Coding sequences within it:
- a CDS encoding HypC/HybG/HupF family hydrogenase formation chaperone yields the protein MCLGIPGKITEITDINHKLAIVDVGGVKRQVNIACIVNEQHPPEACIGDWVLVHVGFAMNRINEQQAKETLKLLQELATIQAEISNA
- the hypF gene encoding carbamoyltransferase HypF → MVTEEIRVCGTVQGVGFRPTVYRLAKACGLRGDVCNDGQGVLIRVSGSEAALTEFVLKLQQECPPLARINQLIRTRYEGELNCDSFVISPSVSSKVQTEIAPDAATCPQCQQEIFDPFSRFYRYPFTNCTHCGPRLSIIRAIPYDRCNTSMSAFVMCPQCEREYHDIENRRFHAQPTACHICGPQAWLERADGKPVDASMFSMMDDVDAVCTLLQKGEIVAIKGIGGIHLACDATQETAVQKLRQRKQRYHKPFALMARDIKVIEEYCIVTNKEKELLASSAAPIVLLEKRGQINSKFKIRLGKLGGTETDTAYFPQNSKWKNERMGQRDNFFSPFPPLPISSSVAPGQNTLGFMLPYTPLHHLILRRMNRPIVLTSGNLADEPQCIDNDDARAKLGKIADYLLLHNREIVNRIDDSVVRVVDNKLQVIRRARGYAPTPINLPPGFDHVPQILAMGGELKNTFCLLRDGEAILSQHLGDLANAEAFNAYQETLNLYLNLFNHQPEAIAIDFHPEYLSSKLGQELAIANQIPLISTQHHHAHIAACMAENGIPLDSSPVLGIAFDGLGYGTDGTLWGGEFLLADYRKFQRLATFKPVPMIGGTQAIYQPWRNTYAHLLNANIWDDCQQQYSNLEIFRFLNKKPINLLNQLVEKGINTPLASSVGRLFDAVAAAMGICREECSYEGQAAIALEAIVDLHTLNNHEEMGIYPFNFVFSDNIYYIESKPMWQLLLDDLQQQTPQSVIAAKFHKSLASAIVEMVKHLCQNNLINQVVLTGGVFQNRILSQLVNQGLQDLKINVLTHSLVPTNDGGLSLGQAVITAAKLMNNS